One genomic segment of Odocoileus virginianus isolate 20LAN1187 ecotype Illinois chromosome 17, Ovbor_1.2, whole genome shotgun sequence includes these proteins:
- the SCARF1 gene encoding scavenger receptor class F member 1 isoform X2, with protein MGPGLLFPLLLLRALGAPGSELDAGGRHVCKASSPSAELQCCPGWRQKDRECTIPICEGLDACREDEVCVKPGLCRCKPGFFGAQCNSRCPGQYWGPDCREVCTCHPHGQCEPATGVCHCQPDRWGDRCEFPCACGPHGRCNPETGACRCEPGWWSPACRRPCQCNPAAARCDQATGSCLCEPGWWGRRCSFRCACHGSPCAQESGRCACRLGWWGPECRQPCECVRGRCSAASGQCACPPGFRGVRCELSCPAGRYGLQCRDSCGHCKQNKPCSADTGNCEACEPGWNGTQCHQPCPPGTFGENCRQQCPRCRLGEACQPDTGHCQRCEPGWRGPRCEDPCLIGTFGEGCSSTCPTCVQGACDAVTGECVCTVGYWGPSCNTSCPYGFHGNNCSVPCECPEGNCDPVSGACQLGSHSQDAALIAGILVPLLLLLLAISCCACCCWAARLDPKDRPVRDGTAVSRMKLQVWGALTSSLGSALPCGTLGSHKLPWVTASSSRPPPAGLQMTPFLLILSLEKRTRVLPTVCHPKKGWSLWPQRNPQRPAWLEVPSLPPRTPPRRLPSRALPASLGPSGHQSPLLKAPSLHHRVAEVPENSPARSESPRGSPGGPSQVPKARRLRSPQAHKWKQMGPLLVLPAPGIQLLVAASSHLVAGQWLSVWKPSRAASRKAQARSPRSTCWQGHPGDLRAPSDLSSAVLVASRKARQNPRSRVPSPNLHVGP; from the exons ATGGGGCCGgggctgctgttccctctgctgctGCTCCGGGCTCTGGGGGCCCCGGGGTCTGAGCTGGACGCTGGGGGGCGGCACGTCTGCAAGGCCAGCAG CCCCTCTGCTGAGCTCCAGTGCTGCCCAGGCTGGAGGCAGAAAGATCGAGAATGCACCATCC CCATCTGCGAGGGGCTGGATGCCTGCCGGGAAGACGAGGTATGTGTGAAACCAGGCCTCTGTCGATGCAAACCTGGATTCTTCGGAGCCCAGTGCAACTCCC GCTGCCCGGGCCAGTACTGGGGCCCCGACTGCAGGGAGGTCTGCACCTGCCACCCGCATGGCCAGTGCGAACCGGCCACCGGCGTATGCCACTGCCAACCCGACCGCTGGGGCGACCGCTGCGAGTTCCCGTGCGCCTGCGGTCCCCACGGCCGCTGCAACCCCGAGACCGGCGCGTGCCGCTGCGAGCCCGGTTGGTGGTCGCCCGCGTGCCGCCGCCCGTGCCAGTGCAACCCCGCGGCGGCGCGGTGCGATCAGGCCACCGGCTCCTGCCTGTGCGAGCCGGGCTGGTGGGGCCGCCGCTGCAGCTTCCGCTGCGCCTGCCACGGCTCGCCGTGCGCGCAGGAGTCGGGCCGCTGCGCCTGCCGGCTGGGCTGGTGGGGCCCCGAGTGCCGGCAGCCGTGCGAGTGCGTGCGCGGCCGCTGCAGCGCCGCCTCCGGCCAGTGCGCCTGCCCGCCCGGCTTCCGCGGCGTGCGCTGCGAGCTGTCCTGCCCCGCCGGCCGTTACGGGCTCCAGTGCCGTGACAG CTGTGGCCACTGCAAGCAGAATAAGCCATGTTCTGCAGACACAGGCAACTGCGAGGCCTGCGAGCCGGGCTGGAACGGGACCCAGTGccaccagccctgccctcctggcaCCTTTGGCGAGAACTGCAGGCAGCAGTGCCCCCGCTGCCGGCTTGGGGAGGCCTGTCAGCCAGACACCGGGCACTGTCAGCGCTGTGAGCCTGGCTGGCgggggcccag GTGCGAAGACCCCTGCCTGATTGGCACCTTTGGGGAGGGTTGCAGCTCTACCTGCCCCACCTGTGTCCAGGGAGCCTGTGATGCTGTGACCGGGGAGTGTGTCTGCACCGTCGGCTACTGGGGGCCCAG CTGCAACACTTCATGTCCATATGGCTTCCATGGAAACAACTGCTCTGTTCCCTGCGAATGTCCAGAGGGAAACTGCGACCCTGTCTCTGGGGCCTGCCAGCTGG GATCTCATAGTCAGGACGCCGCCCTCATCGCGGGCATCCTCGTACCTCTGCTGCTGCTCCTCCTGGCCATCTCCTGCTgtgcctgctgctgctgggctGCCCGGCTGGACCCCAAGGACAG GCCAGTGAGAGATGGAACCGCCGTGTCCAGGATGAAGCTGCAGGTCTGGGGGGCCCTGACCTCCAGCCTGGGCTCTGCACTGCCCTGTGGTACCCTAGGCAGCCACAAGCTTCCCTGGGTGACAG CTTCATCGAGCCGCCCTCCGCCGGCTGGGCTTCAGATGACTCCTTTTCTTCTGATTCTGAGTCTGGAGAAGAGGACGAGGGTcctgcctactgtgtgccaccCCAAGAAG GGATGGTCCCTGTGGCCCCAGCGGAATCCTCAGAGGCCAGCCTGGCTGGAGGTCCCTTCCCTCCCCCCGAGGACGCCTCCACGCCGTTTGCCATCCCGCGCACTTCCAGCCTCGCTAGGGCCAAGCGGCCATCAGTCTCCTTTGCTGAAGGCACCAAGTTTGCACCACAGAGTCGCCGAGGTTCCGGAGAACTCTCCAGCCCGCTCCGAAAGCCCAAGAGGCTCTCCCGGGGGACCCAGCCAGGTCCCGAAAGCCAGGAGACTGAGGAGTCCACAGGCCCACAAGTGGAAACAGATGGGGCCCCTCCTGGTACTGCCAGCCCCAGGGATTCAGCTGTTGGTCGCCGCCAGCTCCCACTTGGTGGCCGGACAGTGGCTGAGCGTGTGGAAGCCATCGAGGGCAGCGTCCAGGAAAGCTCAGGCTCGGTCACCACGATCTACATGTTGGCAGGGACACCCCGGGGACCTGAGGGCCCCGTCCGATCTGTCCTCCGCCGTTTTGGTAGCTTCCAGAAAGGCCAGGCAGAACCCAAGGTCAAGAGTGCCATCCCCAAACCTCCACGTCGGGCCCTAA
- the SCARF1 gene encoding scavenger receptor class F member 1 isoform X1, giving the protein MGPGLLFPLLLLRALGAPGSELDAGGRHVCKASSPSAELQCCPGWRQKDRECTIPICEGLDACREDEVCVKPGLCRCKPGFFGAQCNSRCPGQYWGPDCREVCTCHPHGQCEPATGVCHCQPDRWGDRCEFPCACGPHGRCNPETGACRCEPGWWSPACRRPCQCNPAAARCDQATGSCLCEPGWWGRRCSFRCACHGSPCAQESGRCACRLGWWGPECRQPCECVRGRCSAASGQCACPPGFRGVRCELSCPAGRYGLQCRDSCGHCKQNKPCSADTGNCEACEPGWNGTQCHQPCPPGTFGENCRQQCPRCRLGEACQPDTGHCQRCEPGWRGPRCEDPCLIGTFGEGCSSTCPTCVQGACDAVTGECVCTVGYWGPSCNTSCPYGFHGNNCSVPCECPEGNCDPVSGACQLGSHSQDAALIAGILVPLLLLLLAISCCACCCWAARLDPKDRPVRDGTAVSRMKLQVWGALTSSLGSALPCGTLGSHKLPWVTVSHHDPEIPFNHSFIEPPSAGWASDDSFSSDSESGEEDEGPAYCVPPQEGMVPVAPAESSEASLAGGPFPPPEDASTPFAIPRTSSLARAKRPSVSFAEGTKFAPQSRRGSGELSSPLRKPKRLSRGTQPGPESQETEESTGPQVETDGAPPGTASPRDSAVGRRQLPLGGRTVAERVEAIEGSVQESSGSVTTIYMLAGTPRGPEGPVRSVLRRFGSFQKGQAEPKVKSAIPKPPRRALSRNKGSPRLDPGSANQSPSSAMKEELTGALESAGTGSEEGARGLGGGIKSSGGGQELAPEDGPLVQDPQKVADEEGQEEPQYENVVPISGPPEP; this is encoded by the exons ATGGGGCCGgggctgctgttccctctgctgctGCTCCGGGCTCTGGGGGCCCCGGGGTCTGAGCTGGACGCTGGGGGGCGGCACGTCTGCAAGGCCAGCAG CCCCTCTGCTGAGCTCCAGTGCTGCCCAGGCTGGAGGCAGAAAGATCGAGAATGCACCATCC CCATCTGCGAGGGGCTGGATGCCTGCCGGGAAGACGAGGTATGTGTGAAACCAGGCCTCTGTCGATGCAAACCTGGATTCTTCGGAGCCCAGTGCAACTCCC GCTGCCCGGGCCAGTACTGGGGCCCCGACTGCAGGGAGGTCTGCACCTGCCACCCGCATGGCCAGTGCGAACCGGCCACCGGCGTATGCCACTGCCAACCCGACCGCTGGGGCGACCGCTGCGAGTTCCCGTGCGCCTGCGGTCCCCACGGCCGCTGCAACCCCGAGACCGGCGCGTGCCGCTGCGAGCCCGGTTGGTGGTCGCCCGCGTGCCGCCGCCCGTGCCAGTGCAACCCCGCGGCGGCGCGGTGCGATCAGGCCACCGGCTCCTGCCTGTGCGAGCCGGGCTGGTGGGGCCGCCGCTGCAGCTTCCGCTGCGCCTGCCACGGCTCGCCGTGCGCGCAGGAGTCGGGCCGCTGCGCCTGCCGGCTGGGCTGGTGGGGCCCCGAGTGCCGGCAGCCGTGCGAGTGCGTGCGCGGCCGCTGCAGCGCCGCCTCCGGCCAGTGCGCCTGCCCGCCCGGCTTCCGCGGCGTGCGCTGCGAGCTGTCCTGCCCCGCCGGCCGTTACGGGCTCCAGTGCCGTGACAG CTGTGGCCACTGCAAGCAGAATAAGCCATGTTCTGCAGACACAGGCAACTGCGAGGCCTGCGAGCCGGGCTGGAACGGGACCCAGTGccaccagccctgccctcctggcaCCTTTGGCGAGAACTGCAGGCAGCAGTGCCCCCGCTGCCGGCTTGGGGAGGCCTGTCAGCCAGACACCGGGCACTGTCAGCGCTGTGAGCCTGGCTGGCgggggcccag GTGCGAAGACCCCTGCCTGATTGGCACCTTTGGGGAGGGTTGCAGCTCTACCTGCCCCACCTGTGTCCAGGGAGCCTGTGATGCTGTGACCGGGGAGTGTGTCTGCACCGTCGGCTACTGGGGGCCCAG CTGCAACACTTCATGTCCATATGGCTTCCATGGAAACAACTGCTCTGTTCCCTGCGAATGTCCAGAGGGAAACTGCGACCCTGTCTCTGGGGCCTGCCAGCTGG GATCTCATAGTCAGGACGCCGCCCTCATCGCGGGCATCCTCGTACCTCTGCTGCTGCTCCTCCTGGCCATCTCCTGCTgtgcctgctgctgctgggctGCCCGGCTGGACCCCAAGGACAG GCCAGTGAGAGATGGAACCGCCGTGTCCAGGATGAAGCTGCAGGTCTGGGGGGCCCTGACCTCCAGCCTGGGCTCTGCACTGCCCTGTGGTACCCTAGGCAGCCACAAGCTTCCCTGGGTGACAG TCTCGCACCACGACCCGGAGATCCCCTTCAACCACAGCTTCATCGAGCCGCCCTCCGCCGGCTGGGCTTCAGATGACTCCTTTTCTTCTGATTCTGAGTCTGGAGAAGAGGACGAGGGTcctgcctactgtgtgccaccCCAAGAAG GGATGGTCCCTGTGGCCCCAGCGGAATCCTCAGAGGCCAGCCTGGCTGGAGGTCCCTTCCCTCCCCCCGAGGACGCCTCCACGCCGTTTGCCATCCCGCGCACTTCCAGCCTCGCTAGGGCCAAGCGGCCATCAGTCTCCTTTGCTGAAGGCACCAAGTTTGCACCACAGAGTCGCCGAGGTTCCGGAGAACTCTCCAGCCCGCTCCGAAAGCCCAAGAGGCTCTCCCGGGGGACCCAGCCAGGTCCCGAAAGCCAGGAGACTGAGGAGTCCACAGGCCCACAAGTGGAAACAGATGGGGCCCCTCCTGGTACTGCCAGCCCCAGGGATTCAGCTGTTGGTCGCCGCCAGCTCCCACTTGGTGGCCGGACAGTGGCTGAGCGTGTGGAAGCCATCGAGGGCAGCGTCCAGGAAAGCTCAGGCTCGGTCACCACGATCTACATGTTGGCAGGGACACCCCGGGGACCTGAGGGCCCCGTCCGATCTGTCCTCCGCCGTTTTGGTAGCTTCCAGAAAGGCCAGGCAGAACCCAAGGTCAAGAGTGCCATCCCCAAACCTCCACGTCGGGCCCTAAGTCGGAACAAGGGCAGCCCCAGGCTGGACCCTGGCTCTGCCAATCAGAGCCCCAGCTCAGCCATGAAGGAGGAACTGACTGGGGCCTTGGAGTCTGCAGGGACTGGGTCAGAGGAAggggccaggggcctggggggTGGCATCAAGAGCTCAGGGGGTGGCCAGGAGCTGGCCCCTGAGGATGGTCCCCTAGTACAGGATCCCCAGAAGGTGGCTGAtgaggaagggcaggaggagccCCAGTATGAAAATGTTGTACCCATCTCTGGGCCACCGGAACCTTGA
- the RILP gene encoding rab-interacting lysosomal protein codes for MEPRRAVPGAHGWGPRVAAGSGTAAELVYHLAGALGAELQELARRFGPEAAAGLVPLVVQALELLEKAAVGPAPDSLQVSAQQAELELRRLREDNERLRRELRSRPQEEHALLRQLKEVTDRQRDELRAYNRDLLQRSQETEALQEQLQRLLLVNAELRQKLAAVQTQLRAARDRESQREQRREAAVEPLPEPVQGQAAGPGCKQRRESEGAAAGTRAPGTPEDPADAPPPPGLPTKAGQCGFSREEVQQILQERNELKANVFLLKEELAYFQRELLTDHRVPGLLLEAMKVAVKKQRKKIKAKMLGTPEEAESSDDEDGSWLLLSSDKGDHSEPPAPESRIRSFFGQWYRGEAEAPGTETSSVAPSQLQGGEETPQPPLLEPVGSPTAPDS; via the exons ATGGAGCCCAGAAGGGCGGTGCCTGGGGCGCATGGCTGGGGGCCTCGGGTGGCCGCGGGATCGGGGACGGCCGCGGAGCTAGTGTACCACCTAGCGGGGGCCCTGGGCgctgagctgcaggagctggcgCGCCGCTTCGGGCCGGAGGCGGCGGCCGGGCTCGTGCCGCTGGTGGTGCAGGCGCTGGAGCTCCTGGAAAAGGCGGCCGTGGGGCCCGCCCCAGACTCG CTGCAGGTATCCGCGCAGCAGGCAGAACTCGAGCTGCGGAGGCTACGAGAGGATAACGAGCGCCTCCGCAGAGAGCTGCGCTCTAGACCACAGG AGGAGCACGCTCTGCTGCGGCAGCTCAAAGAGGTGACCGACCGCCAGAGGGACGAACTCCGGGCGTACAACCGCGACCTGCTGCAGCGAAGCCAGGAGACCGAGGCG TTGCAGGAGCAGCTGCAGCGCCTCCTGCTGGTGAATGCGGAGTTGCGGCAGAAGTTGGCCGCGGTACAAACCCAGCTGCGCGCCGCGCGGGACCGCGAGAGCCAGCGAGAGCAGCGGCGCGAAGCGGCCGTGGAGCCGCTTCCGGAGCCGGTGCAGGGCCAGGCCGCAGGGCCCGGGTGCAAGCAGAGGCGGGAGTCCGAGGGGGCAGCCGCGGGCACAAGAGCCCCGGGGACCCCTGAGGACCCG GCAGATGCCCCGCCGCCGCCAGGGCTCCCAACCAAGGCAGGGCAGTGCGGCTTCAGTCGAGAGGAGGTTCAGCAGATCCTTCAGGAGCGGAATGAGCTCAAAGCCAACGTGTTCCTGCTGAAGGAGGAGCTGGCCTATTTCCAGCG GGAGCTGCTCACAGACCACCGGGTCCCTGGGCTTCTGCTTGAAGCCATGAAGGTAGCTGTCAAGAAGCAGCGGAAGAAGATCAAGGCCAAAATGTTAGGGACTCCAGAAGAAGCCGAGAGCAG TGACGATGAGGATGGCTCATGGCTCCTGCTCTCCAGCGATAAGGGAGACCATTCTGAACCCCCAGCCCCTGAGTCCAGAATACGGAGTTT CTTTGGCCAGTGGTATCGGGGTGAAGCAGAGGCCCCCGGGACTGAGACCAGCAGTGTGGCTCCCAGCCAGCtacagggaggagaggagacccCGCAGCCACCCCTCCTGGAGCCAGTGGGCAGCCCGACAGCCCCCGACTCCTGA